A window of Maioricimonas rarisocia genomic DNA:
CCTCAGAGATGCCGATCTGGGAGGCAGGGAGATCTGCATGGCGTTTGCTGTCGGTAATGCGTTTTCGGGAGAAGCGGTCGAACGGACCCTGGGCATCGACCCGGGGCTGAACCGGACGGGATACGCCGTGCTGGACCGCACGTCAAGCGGGCCCCGTCTGCTCGAAGGGGGGCTCATCCGCTCGACATCTTCGCTGACGCTGCCGGAACGGGTGCACGAGATCGGTGCCGGCATCGGCGAGGTGCTGGACGACCTCAAGCCGCAGGTCGTCGCAATTGAGCAGCTTTTCTCGCACGTGCAGAATCCCCGCACGGCCCTGCTGATGGCCCACGCCCGCGGAGCGATCCTGTTTGCCGTTGCCAACCGGGGCATTCCGATCGTCGATTACGCCCCGCGGCAGATCAAGAAGCTGCTGACCGGCCACGGTGCCGCCTCGAAGGAGCAGGTGCAAAAGGCGGTGCAGGGGGCTCTGGGACTGGAAACCATCCTCGAGCCGAACGATGTCGCCGACGCCGTGGCGATCGCGCTGTGCCACTACCATTCGGCCCGGCTGGCCGCCAATGTGCTGGAGAACGCGACGCCGATCCGGCTGCAGCAGTGAGGCGCGACTAAAAACGAGCCGCGACCGTGAGGGCCAGTTGCCGGGACCAGGGAGTAGGGTGTGTCACGGCGAGTCACTCTTCATCGCTCCATGGGCATCACGCAGTGCCGACCAGTAAACCCGTGACGCACCGATCAAATGTCACACGCGCCCCCCTGCCAGTGGTGCCCCGGCGTGGTGAGTCAGGCTTGAGGCGCGAGCCGTCTTCCGCGAGCCTCGCTGAGCTCGACTGTCCCGGCCGGTTGAAACCGGCCCTACCACCTCACGCCTCGCCGCTCGCCGCTCGAGCCTCCCTCCACGCAAAAACCCCGGCGATCACATGATCACCGGGGCTTCTCTGCTTTTCATCGGCAGCCGACCTGACTGCAAACGCACTACGGCGTGACGTTGCTCTCGGTCACACCCGGCCAGTCATCCGTGCGGAACGGATACGCCGGCAGGTACATCTCGCTGAAGAGCGTTCCCTGCGGGTTGTCCGCCCAGTTGTACCGGACCGCCATCGGCTCTTTCACCTCCGGATGCCACACTTCGACCGTGTCCGGACCGGTGATCTTCGCCTGCGCCCAGTGCCATTTCTTGTCGGCACCGGCAATGGCAAAGCCGGTGAGCGGCTCGCGGTAGTAGGTGGTCAGCTTCGAACCGTACGTGTCGAAGTGGACCACGCACTTGCCCGATTCGATGTCGAAGGAGCGGTACGTCGGTCCCTGTTTCGTAATTCCGTCCATCCCGTAGTCGTTGACCAGGGCCAGTCGGGCCAGCCGCTTGCCAACGTTCTGTTTGTCCTTGGGATGGATGTCCTTCGCGGCACCGATGTCGGTGATGCAGGCGACGCCGACATTCGGAATTGCTTCCGCCGTCAACGACTGTGCTTCACGCAGCTCGGCCCAGTCGCTCTCGACCGGCTGATCCTTGATCTCACGGAAGTTCGCCAGCTGCACCATGTAGAACGGGAAGGCCCCCTGGTCCCAGGCGTCACGCCAGCTGGTGATCATCGTCGGCATCAGCGTGCGGTACTGATACGCGCGGCTGGCGTTCGACTCACCCTGGTACCAGATAGCTCCCTTGATCGCGAACGGTGTGAGCGGCGCCACCATGGCGTTGTACAGGTTGCTGGGATGATGGCGGTCGGTGCGGGGATTGCCCTGCAGCTGCGGACGACGCGGAACCGGCTTGCCTGCATCGCGGGCTGTGGCCGCCTGCTGCTTCCAGCGCTCGAGAGCCGCTTCATACCGCTTCTTCGCGGCATCGGCATCGTACGATTCGCTGCGCTGCGCCCACGTATCGAGAATCGGCTTCAGAGTCGTCGTCGACGCCATCGCGTCCGGGCTCGTCCAGGCCTCGGCACGCGTGCCGCCCCAGGCGGTCATGATCAGGCCGACCGGCACGTCGAGAGTCTGATGCAGCTGACGACCGAAGAAGTAGCCGACGGCGGTGAAGTTCGGAATGGTCTCCGGCGTGCAGTGCTTCCACTCGGCGTCGACATCCTGCTGCGGCTCGGTGGCGGTCTTCAACGGCACCTGGAACAGCCGAATCTTCGGGTAGTCGGCTGCAGCCGCTTCGAGATCGGGATCGAGCGAGCGGTTGACGGTCCAACCCATGTTCGACTGGCCGCTGCAGACCCAGACTTCGCCGACCAGGACATCCTTGAAGGTGACGGTGTTCTCGCCGGCGACCTTCAGTTCGGACGCGTCGCCCACCTTCACCGGCTCGAGCGTCACCTTCCAGGTGCCGTCGTCGCCAGCCGTCGTGGACTTCGACTGATCGCGGAAGGAGACGGTCACCTTCTCGCCGGCATCGGCCCAGCCCCAGACCGGCAGTTCACTGTCGCGCTGCAGGACCATATGGTCACTGAAGACAGCCGGGAGACGGACCTCGGCCTGAACGGCCCCGGAGGTGAGAAGCAGTAACGCAACGGAAGAAACAACGGACCGAAGGAGCGTACGTCGCATGGCGGATCCTCAGAAGAGAAAGCTCGGAAGCGGGACCGGTTTGGGTCCTCAGAAGCCGTCAGCCTGACGTTCCCCTGAAGACAAGTCAACCGTTTTGGATACGAAACGACCCGGCCAGCCACGTGGGCCGCCGGGTCGTCGAACGTTCAATTCAGCCGCTTGTCAGTACTATTCGCCCGACTTGTTTCCGATCGCGAACAGGGTCGACTTGTTGGAGATGTACAGCACATTGTTGGCCACGATGGGCGTGCTGTAGACCGAGTTCTCCATGTTGTTCTCGGCGAGCATGTTCTGCTCTTTCGAGTGTTCGAACACGGCCACGTCGCCATCCTCGTCGCCAATGTAGACCTTGCCGTCGACGATCAGCGGCGATCCCCACGCGGCAGCGAACATGTCGTACGTCCAGTACTGTTCGCCGGTCTTGGCGTTCAGGCAGTGGAACAGTCCGCTGAAGTCGGCGATGTAGAGGATGTCGTCCTTAATCGCCACGGTGCCGCAGGAGCGGTGCATCTGCTCTTCGAAGTCGATCTTGCCGTTGTCATCCAGATCCGCTTCGCTGTAGTGCCAGACGACGGCCGAGTTCGAATTCTCGATCGCCTTCTCACCCTTTTCGGGGTCGATGGCCTGCAGGCGACGGTGCGGGACCGGCTTGCCGTCGGCATCGACCGCCAGTGTCGGGCTCACGTCCCCTTCCTTGGTCGGATCGATGCACCACAGGTGGCCGACACCTTCGCCGTGCTCGGGGTCCTGGCCGACGGCCACGTAGAGCAGTCCGTCGTAGACGACCGGTGTGGCGATGATGTTGTTACGGGTGCCGCGACCACCCAGGATCCACTTCGAATCCTTCGGGTTGGCGTCGAACTTCCAGATCAGCTTCGGATTGCCGTTGCCGTCACCTTCCGGAACAAAGCTGTACACCCAGCCGTCACCACCACCGAAGATGACCTGCGGCGTGCCGCCGATCACAGCGTAGGTCGGCGACGACCACTGACCGTGCAGGATGTTGGTGCCGGGCGACTTGTCGGTCCAGATGACCTCGCCGGTGTTCTTGTTCATCGCAATGAAGCTGGGGGCATCCGGCGAGGGGATGTTGATGTGCGATTCGTCGACGCCGTTGGACGTGTTGACGAACAGCAGATCGCCGGCCACCGTCACCGAGCAGCTGCACATGTTGTGCTGGGAGACGCCGAGCTCTCCCATCATGTCATACATCCAGATGACATCGGCTTCGTTCGAGTTCTCGTTGATCTCGGCCGTGTAGGGGCCGTTATTCTCGCCATCGAGAAAGCCATTGGTGTCGAGGCAGGCCACTTCGCCGCGACTGGTGACGTACCACAGCCGGTCGCCGTCGACGTAGGGAGCATCGCAGATGCCCTGCTCGGGCCAGTCATGGACGCGGCCGGTCGGCAGCTTCGGGCTCGAGTGCTGCCACAGGAACTTGCCGGTCTCGGCGTCGAAGCAGATCAGGCAGCCCAGGTCGACCGACTTGGGGAACCGGCTGATGTAGCCGTAGTTGTTGTTCGTGCCGACGTAGATCTTGCCGTTGGCAACGACGGGGTTGCCGTAGGTCTGCGACCCCAGCGGCGACTTCCACAGAATGTTTTCGCCGGACGAGACATCCCACTCGACGGGGATGTTTTCCCCTTCGGGAGTGTTGTTGCGGCCGGACCAGCCGCCCCACTGCGGCCAGTCCCGCTTGCCGACGTCGCGCTGGCTGATTTCATCGAGCGCCTTCGCAGTCGGATCGTACTCGACGCCTTCGGTGTCGCCACCGGTCGCCAGCACGGCAACACCCAGGACCGAAGCGGCACAGGCGGCCGCAGCCTTGAAACGAAACTTCATGGGTTTCCCCTCATCGATCAGAAAGCTGG
This region includes:
- the ruvC gene encoding crossover junction endodeoxyribonuclease RuvC, encoding MAFAVGNAFSGEAVERTLGIDPGLNRTGYAVLDRTSSGPRLLEGGLIRSTSSLTLPERVHEIGAGIGEVLDDLKPQVVAIEQLFSHVQNPRTALLMAHARGAILFAVANRGIPIVDYAPRQIKKLLTGHGAASKEQVQKAVQGALGLETILEPNDVADAVAIALCHYHSARLAANVLENATPIRLQQ
- a CDS encoding outer membrane protein assembly factor BamB family protein, with translation MKFRFKAAAACAASVLGVAVLATGGDTEGVEYDPTAKALDEISQRDVGKRDWPQWGGWSGRNNTPEGENIPVEWDVSSGENILWKSPLGSQTYGNPVVANGKIYVGTNNNYGYISRFPKSVDLGCLICFDAETGKFLWQHSSPKLPTGRVHDWPEQGICDAPYVDGDRLWYVTSRGEVACLDTNGFLDGENNGPYTAEINENSNEADVIWMYDMMGELGVSQHNMCSCSVTVAGDLLFVNTSNGVDESHINIPSPDAPSFIAMNKNTGEVIWTDKSPGTNILHGQWSSPTYAVIGGTPQVIFGGGDGWVYSFVPEGDGNGNPKLIWKFDANPKDSKWILGGRGTRNNIIATPVVYDGLLYVAVGQDPEHGEGVGHLWCIDPTKEGDVSPTLAVDADGKPVPHRRLQAIDPEKGEKAIENSNSAVVWHYSEADLDDNGKIDFEEQMHRSCGTVAIKDDILYIADFSGLFHCLNAKTGEQYWTYDMFAAAWGSPLIVDGKVYIGDEDGDVAVFEHSKEQNMLAENNMENSVYSTPIVANNVLYISNKSTLFAIGNKSGE
- a CDS encoding sialate O-acetylesterase produces the protein MRRTLLRSVVSSVALLLLTSGAVQAEVRLPAVFSDHMVLQRDSELPVWGWADAGEKVTVSFRDQSKSTTAGDDGTWKVTLEPVKVGDASELKVAGENTVTFKDVLVGEVWVCSGQSNMGWTVNRSLDPDLEAAAADYPKIRLFQVPLKTATEPQQDVDAEWKHCTPETIPNFTAVGYFFGRQLHQTLDVPVGLIMTAWGGTRAEAWTSPDAMASTTTLKPILDTWAQRSESYDADAAKKRYEAALERWKQQAATARDAGKPVPRRPQLQGNPRTDRHHPSNLYNAMVAPLTPFAIKGAIWYQGESNASRAYQYRTLMPTMITSWRDAWDQGAFPFYMVQLANFREIKDQPVESDWAELREAQSLTAEAIPNVGVACITDIGAAKDIHPKDKQNVGKRLARLALVNDYGMDGITKQGPTYRSFDIESGKCVVHFDTYGSKLTTYYREPLTGFAIAGADKKWHWAQAKITGPDTVEVWHPEVKEPMAVRYNWADNPQGTLFSEMYLPAYPFRTDDWPGVTESNVTP